A genomic region of Manihot esculenta cultivar AM560-2 chromosome 15, M.esculenta_v8, whole genome shotgun sequence contains the following coding sequences:
- the LOC110602171 gene encoding calmodulin calcium-dependent NAD kinase has product MPHDSGHGKIILARILYVSFLGLVTAAATQYYRERLKAKRVEISIMPKLDRKGSGRVGSLERFSHYVARQLGFADPSQCPQLCKLAYDYLRKSKDCEDNIYEIFANETEAESLYVKLIEEFERCILSYFAFHWTQVSHLITQVINDESEKRHKLKDVVLAATRKQRFERVNKELKVTRVFSTLVEEMKAIGKSDSQRSDLMVPVALSQRSPVLLLMGGGMGAGKSTVIKDVLKESFWSGAAPVVVEADAFKESDVIYRAISAMGHHDDMLQTAELVHQSSTDAASSLLVTALNEGRDVIMDGTLSWEPFVEQTIAMARNVHKYRYRMGVGYKVAADGTITENYWEKEGDEIRERKPYRIEMVGVVCDAYLAVARGIRRAIMTRRAVRVSSQLKSHKRFAAAFPRYCQLVDHARLYCTNAVGGPPSLIARKEGNSSLLVDPEQIKCLTDVSNLNPDAESIYELYSDSSRIYDSNSVWKGVILSPSRSAIQLELKMSIGKIEMPPSK; this is encoded by the exons ATGCCGCACG ATAGTGGTCATGGAAAGATTATCCTCGCACGGATTCTTTATGTCTCCTTCTTGGGTCTGGTCACCGCCGCCGCGACACAGTATTACCGGGAAAGGTTGAAAGCTAAAAGAGTTGAAATATCTATCATGCCAAAGCTAGACAGGAAAGGTTCTGGCCGCGTTGGAAGTCTCGAAAGATTCTCTCACTATGTTG CTAGGCAATTGGGATTTGCAGATCCAAGTCAATGTCCACAACTATGCAAATTGGCTTATGATTATTTGAGAAAATCTAAAGATTGTGAGGATAACATCTATGAAATTTTTGCAAATGAAACTGAGGCTGAGTCTCTGTATGTGAAGCTGATAGAAGAGTTCGAAAGATGCATCCTCAGTTACTTTGCCTTCCACTGGACTCAAGTTTCCCATCTGATCACTCAG GTGATCAATGATGAATCAGAGAAGAGGCATAAGCTGAAAGACGTTGTACTGGCAGCTACAAG GAAACAAAGATTTGAAAGGGTGAATAAGGAGTTGAAGGTAACTAGGGTCTTCTCTACGCTAGTGGAGGAGATGAAAGCAATCGGCAAGAGTGACTCACAAAGGTCGGATTTGATGGTCCCTGTAGCCCTCAGTCAGAGAAGTCCGGTGCTGCTACTCATGGGCGGTGGTATGGGGGCTGGCAAGAGCACTGTCATCAAAGACGTTCTCAAAGA GTCATTCTGGTCCGGAGCAGCACCAGTAGTTGTAGAAGCTGATGCATTTAAAGAATCAGATGTTATTTACAGAGCCATAAGCGCTATGGGTCATCACGATGACATGCTTCAAACAGCTGAACTG GTGCACCAATCATCAACCGATGCTGCATCATCTCTGCTAGTAACTGCATTGAATGAGGGTCGAGATGTGATAATGGATGGCACCCTTTCATGGGAGCCTTTTGTTGAGCAGACGATTGCTATGGCACGTAATGTGCACAAATACAGGTATCGAATGGGAGTAGGATACAAGGTAGCAGCCGATGGAACCATTACTGAAAATTACTGGGAAAAAGAGGGAGATGAAATTCGGGAAAGGAAACCATACAGGATAGAAATGGTTGGAGTTGTTTGTGATGCTTATCTTGCTGTTGCTAGAGGCATCAG GAGAGCTATAATGACCAGAAGGGCTGTGAGAGTTAGTTCACAGCTGAAGTCCCACAAGAGATTTGCAGCTGCATTTCCAAGATACTGTCAACTTGTTGATCATGCCAGGCTATATTGCACCAATGCAGTTGGAGGACCACCTTCG TTGATCGCGAGGAAAGAAGGCAATAGCAGTCTGTTAGTTGATCCAGAACAAATCAAATGCTTGACCGATGTTAGCAATTTAAACCCTGACGCAGAATCCATATACGAGCTTTACTCTGATTCAAGCCGAATATATGATTCTAACTCAGTTTGGAAAGGGGTCATCTTGTCCCCTTCAAGGTCTGCCATTCAATTAGAGCTCAAAATGTCAATCGGAAAGATCGAAATGCCGCCATCCAAATGA
- the LOC110602172 gene encoding histone H1, translated as MVVKAPEKGKAKAWKEPKLQNTAPAPKKPRAHPPYSKMINEAIMALKERTGSSQIAIAKFIQGKQNPNLPANFKKLLLIQLKKLVASGKLVKVKNSFKLPPKTTNVKAPVKAKEKTEAPAKLRGTTVKLKAVTEAKPKKSLKTAAAKSAGKKAPKSPRKKGSVSAKKKMPMKEMKKPKSIKSPVKKATVKNVERFS; from the exons ATGGTCGTCAAAGCTCCGGAGAAGGGCAAAGCCAAAGCTTGGAAGGAGCCAAAATTGCAGAACACTGCCCCTGCTCCCAAGAAACCGAGAGCCCATCCTCCGTACAGCAAG ATGATAAATGAGGCTATAATGGCGCTGAAAGAAAGAACCGGGTCGAGTCAGATCGCAATTGCCAAGTTCATCCAAGGAAAGCAAAACCCTAACTTGCCTGCTAACTTCAAGAAGCTATTGCTTATTCAACTGAAGAAACTTGTTGCTAGTGGCAAGCTTGTTAAAGTCAAGAACTCCTTTAAGCTCCCTCCCAAAACTACGAATGTGAAAGCTCCGGTCAAAGCGAAGGAAAAGACTGAGGCTCCTGCTAAGCTTAGGGGCACAACAGTGAAGCTGAAGGCTGTAACTGAGGCAAAGCCAAAGAAATCGCTTAAAACTGCAGCCGCGAAGTCTGCTGGAAAGAAAGCCCCAAAATCTCCGAGAAAGAAGGGGTCAGTTTCTGCTAAGAAGAAGATGCCAATGAAAGAAATGAAAAAGCCAAAGAGTATTAAATCACCAGTCAAGAAAGCGACGGTTAAGAATGTTGAGCGGTTTTCGTGA